One stretch of Trueperaceae bacterium DNA includes these proteins:
- a CDS encoding DUF488 domain-containing protein, whose translation MVRLKRAYDERSEDDGTRVLVDRIWPRGVTKERAAIDWWAKGLAPSEELRKWFGHDPKRFDEFAERYAAELEGNADLERLRRLAAEGRVTLVFGAKDREHNQAVVLKRLLEGS comes from the coding sequence ATGGTCAGGCTCAAGAGGGCTTACGACGAGAGGTCGGAGGACGACGGCACGCGCGTGCTGGTCGACCGCATCTGGCCGCGCGGCGTCACGAAGGAGCGCGCCGCCATCGACTGGTGGGCCAAGGGCCTCGCGCCGAGCGAGGAGCTCAGGAAGTGGTTCGGGCACGACCCCAAGCGCTTCGACGAGTTCGCCGAGCGCTACGCCGCCGAGCTCGAGGGCAACGCCGACCTCGAGAGGCTGAGGCGGCTCGCCGCCGAGGGCCGGGTGACGCTGGTCTTCGGGGCGAAGGACAGGGAGCACAACCAGGCCGTCGTGCTCAAGCGGCTGCTCGAGGGCTCGTAG
- a CDS encoding NADPH-dependent FMN reductase, translating to MTVTVAVLVGSLRDRSYNHRLALALQRLGPPEWEYVSVRIDEVPFFDQDLQERPPESVVRLKEAIASADALMFVSPEYNRSIPGALKNAIDWASRPREGNPFAGKPALIAGVSTGSIGTAVAQSHLRDVLAYLDVPVMGQPEVYVTFKPSDLIDMDGNVTVESTEVFLRGVMDSFARWVGLVREGRAAVAAPR from the coding sequence ATGACCGTCACGGTCGCCGTGCTCGTCGGCAGCCTCAGGGACAGGTCCTACAACCACAGGCTCGCGCTCGCGCTGCAGCGCCTGGGCCCGCCCGAGTGGGAGTACGTGAGCGTCCGCATCGACGAGGTCCCTTTCTTCGACCAGGACCTGCAGGAGCGGCCGCCCGAGAGCGTGGTGCGGCTGAAGGAGGCCATCGCGTCCGCCGACGCCCTGATGTTCGTCTCGCCCGAGTACAACCGGTCGATCCCCGGCGCGCTCAAGAACGCCATCGACTGGGCCTCGCGGCCCAGGGAGGGCAACCCCTTCGCGGGCAAACCGGCGCTGATCGCCGGGGTCTCCACCGGGAGCATCGGCACGGCCGTGGCGCAGTCCCACCTGCGCGACGTCCTCGCCTACCTCGACGTGCCGGTCATGGGCCAGCCAGAGGTCTACGTGACCTTCAAGCCCTCCGACCTCATCGACATGGACGGGAACGTCACGGTGGAGAGCACCGAGGTGTTCCTGAGGGGCGTCATGGACTCGTTCGCCAGGTGGGTCGGCCTGGTCAGGGAGGGCCGGGCCGCGGTGGCGGCGCCCCGGTAG